The sequence below is a genomic window from Monodelphis domestica isolate mMonDom1 chromosome 2, mMonDom1.pri, whole genome shotgun sequence.
GGATTGTTGAGTTCCCCAGAAGAAGAGGCAGAGACTCCCTAAGAGAGAGAACAGTCCCCAAGGCTCAGGGAGGTGTCAGGGAGGAAGGAGCAGGCAGGATGACAGGATGAAAGCCAATCCCTCAAGGTCCATGGGTCTGGGGCTTCAGACTACTCCAGAACAATGACACTCAAACCTAGTTTAGGAGTTTAGGAGTTTCCAGCAGAATCGACCAGAGGTTGGAGACTAAGGAAATTTTTGGAAGGCTGCTGTGGTGGGTGGCAGAGGGAGTCCATGAGGGAGATTTCACAGGATTGCCTTTCTGTGGTGAGGACCCAGCTGAGATCAGGGAGCCTCAATGTAGAGTGGAGCCAGGCATCTGGTTTCctgcttttcctcctctccattgACCTGCAGCACATCAGTAGGAGTGAAGACTGCTGCCTTCCTTGGAAGCAATGCAAGGCTAAGCTCTGCAGAAGTCATCATCTCCAGGCCCTGATCTCTGGGGCTCAGTCTTTGTCCTGTTCTTAGACAACCAGGTGACCACACCACCTCAGTTTAGGGTGATGAGAGCCAAGAGAAGAAGCCTCTCAGAGTTACTGTTGTCTCCTGAGAAATAAGGGCCAGAAAGTGACAGAAACAGGGCTGAGGCCAGAGCATGCATTTGCCTTCCAGGAGAGACACCAGAATGCAAGGGTCCTGGTTGAACTCAGACCTGACAAAAGCCCTGGGCACAGCCAGTAAgcatagataaaatataaaataagttctAGAAACAGTGCTAAGCCATGAGGATACAAAGGAAGGACAGCCCCAGTCTGGGCCGTcctggagctcacaatctaggaTCCCAACAAGGAGATggtttaaaaagaagcaaaagatccTGAATCTCCCTCTGTGATGATCCAGGGTAAAATGTGTGCTGGGGAATAGAAATGCATTTAATGcaataaggaaataaggaaacagaggaaagAATACATTTCCTCCACGTGCCTCATGCTGGCTCCAAGATCAAGGCCTGGGCCAGGTGTACATTGCCGTTACTAAGCTGCCAATGCCGCCACATGGAAGAATGGGGCAGCCGGCACTCCCACCAATACCGCCTCTACTTCAAGAATGTAGCTATTCACTATATCTCGCCCTTTCATAACATTCCTCTGAAGCCTGAATCTAAATAGGAAAATTGCATTCCTATAAAGAAAGCTTGGACCAGTGAGCATGAGGAAGTATTTAATATGGTGATAGAAGTACCTCGTTGGACAAATGCTAAAATGGAGATTGACACCAAGGAGCCATTGATTCCCATTAAacaggatataaagaaaggcaagcTACGTCATGTGACCAATATCTTCCCTCTCAAGGGTTATATATGGAATTATGGGGCCCTTCCTCAGACTTCAGAAGACCCTCATCATGTAGACTCCTGCACCAACTGCCATGGTGATAATGATCCTCTCGATGTTTATAAAATAGGCTCCAAGGTTCATGCTCCTGGCAATGTGATCCAAGTGGAGATTCTTGGGATTTTGGCTCTTATTAGTGGGGATGAGACAGACTGGAAGTTCATTGCTATTAGCATGGATGTCCCATAAGCTTCCAACATTCCTAGTATTGATGATGTGTGGAGGTATAAACCAAATTACCTCAAGGAGACAGTTGACTGGTTCTGATTTTACAAAGTGCCAGATGGGAAGCCAGGTTTGCTTTGAATGGAGAGTTTAAAGACAAGGATTTTGCTCATCAAGTTATCAAATCTACCCATAAATGTTGGAAAGATTTGCTGATCAAGGAGGTATAAAATGTGTCAGTGTGGAGAAAAGTGATAACCCTTTCTGTTGCAGTGAAGAGGAAGCCAGATCCCTAGTGCAGAAGGCATCAGCTTCTGTGGATGAAGATTTTGATATCAAAGAAGATGAAGATATCAACAAGTGGGATTTTATTAAGAAGTAATGGGAGTGGATAGGGCCTCAGACAAGTTCTCACAACAGTTACTGCCTCCATCATGAAGCTTCGCTTCTTTAAAATGTCTTATGATAAACCATATACAAATAAACACTGGATTCCCAAATTCTTCTGAGTATTTCCTCAAAATAGAGtctctttgttgtcatgttaAGTTCTTAGGGAAAGCTTGTAAGCAACATATTTTGAACATCAACTGTTTACCATTCCAGCTCATAAATAGGCATCAAGGAATAacacacgtataacccagtgaaattgcttgtcggctccaggagggaggagggggtggagagaaaatgaatcctgtaccattgaagaatattttaaaataaatttcacaaaaaaataaaaaagaagcccCCAGCCTGAAGAACAAGAAAACAATCATAACATTGCAGTGAGTTGCTAGTGAATAACTGTTTGGAAAAATGTCGTTGTCAATGAGGGTTTCATTACAGGCTCTACTCTGAATTTCTACTGACCAGGGCTTGCAAAGCCCTCTCCTACaagaatataaactaaaataACATCTCAATCATGTGGTTATAAACTTTATGAGGTGCAATTACAGGAATGAGACAACTATTTACGTATAATGGCAGACAAGGAGAGTCTGTGCTTGTCTGTGAGCATGAATGGCCAATCTTCCTGGAAGCTTGGAAATAATTTAATGTCAATTTGAGAAACTAAAAGAATACATTCCATTTAGTCAGAAGTAGTCAGAGTTTGATGTCATCATAAAAATACCTGAAAAGTCTCATATTCCAGGTTTGAATCACTTGGAAGCACTGCAGGGAGCAAAATCTTTATTTTGAAATACTTGCTCTCCAAGAAGAAAAAGTTATAACAAAATTGGGCCATTATTTACTGCTTAAGGTGACAGTAACTAATTTATAGCTCAAGTCCCCTCAATCTCCAAAGGGCTTAGGTACCACTAAATGGGGAGGGTGCAATAGGACAAATAATGGAACCTGCAGCCCATTTCCTTACAAAAGGATGCTGGACCAAAGTTCAATATGAGACATTTTGAAACATGAGAAAttccatgtctttttaaaaattgtattcagtAGAAGTACTTGATGTTAAgtgaacagagacagagaaaagtaGTGGTTTTTCTCAAGAAGTAGGGAACAGAACAAAATCTTTTATGCCTTGGGTAAATGCAAAAAAGAGGGtggattttctttctctgatctcagatactgcaacaacaacaaaataaagttgaaaggaatcatgaaggaaataaccTAATTCTTATAGATAAGCTAGATcatgaaataataggaaaatttaATGTACATACACCCAGTGTTTTCatactgtgaagatgggattaactcttcccctgcccatttttagatttaattaccagaaGTGCATATATCCTATTTATCCTAAAGTCGggtaggtctgtgacccatgtgtgtgaaagCAGGAACTGCCCCCttggcagtcctaagcaaaactagaATATGATTGGCCCACATAAAAGTGTGGAAGGCACAGGGAATGACTCAAAGAAGCATcattaaaaggagttacaacttcctgagagGGAGGTTCTTCATTCTGATGAAAGGATCTGCAAACAGGACCTGAGACCCTGGACATGGTGAGACTGTTCGTaattctctccctttgaactaccatatgggtgagtgaaaaggataATTTCTTCCCTAATTTCCTGGAGGAACTAGCCTCCAGAAAGACCcctcctcttggaggaggcctcgtggctaaaacccttgttttaATTTACTGCTGGGCCCCCTTTGATGGGGCCTCTTAAGACTTGCCTGTTTTGGACTGAGCCTTAGTAAATATCAGCactttgattttctttcattctttctccctttttaaaaaataatttacaatgaaaattattttaaaattgagcaATAATTCTTGGAgaccatattcttaaataatttactccaaccctttaattttaaccccttacaatACCTGTAAAGATAGTATTGAATGTGcagacaatgaaaatgaaagcaaaaaagaaagattgaaaatGAATTGGCTAGTACTGTGGATAGAGCATGCCCAGTCACAAGATATGGTTTTAGCTGCCAGGCTTTGGGACAAGTCTCTCCACCACAATTCTCAGGTCATGGTCTGAGATAGGAATGTAATAATGCCAGCCTGGCCAAAATCATGTTTGTTATGAAGCCAAGATGAGATGTTATGGGAGgctcttttttaattacatttttatatagcTTTGAGGTAATGGCATTTTCAAAGGATGGGTTGTGTACATTTTAGTTGGAAGACTTTTCTTTTTACCTGGAGAATTAGGGTATAAAGCAGTTTATCTTCTGACAGTGGAGGAAAGGAGATATGGTTATTTGTGTGCATATGTGACTATGCAGGTATGTTttactgtttgtttcttttagaaggAGAGATCAGACCAGAAATGAAGGCAACTCCAACAGAGATGATCCCTTTAGTGGAAGAAACGGACCAGCAAAGACTCATGAGTGATATTCCACATAACACAGCTTGTAGAGAATTCTGTGTTAAATCTCAAAATTCATCCCATATGGGACATCAAAAAATGTACTCTGAGGAAAAGTCTGGTGAATGGAAATTTGGAAAGACATTCAGAATGAGACAGAAATGTGATATATCTCAGAGAATCCACACGggagagaaactttatgaatgtaagcattgtggaaagacattcagtagGAGCTCCAGTCTGACTATACATCAGAGAatacacactggggagaaaccgtATAAATGCAATCATTGTGGAAAGATATTCAGATGTAGCACTAACCTTGctcgacatcagagaatccacactggggagaaaccttatgaatgcaagcaatgtggaaagacattcagccAGAGTTTTAGTCTCGCTCAGCataagagaatccacactggagagaaaccttttgcaTGCAaagaatgtggaaagacattcaatgAGAGATCCAGGCTTGCTATACATCAGAggatccacactggggagaaaccttatgaatgcaagcagtgtggaaagacattcactgAGAACTCCAGTcttgttgtacatcagagaatccacactggtgagaaaccttatgaatgcaagcaatgtggaaagacattcagccAGAGTTTTAGTCTTGCTCAGCataagagaattcacactggagaaaaaccttatgaatgcaaacaatgtggaaagacattcagtcagagatcCCATCAtgttaaacatcagagaattcacactggtgagaaaccttatgaatgcaagagatgtggaaagacattcactgAGAGATTCCATCATGTTAAACACCAGGCAATCCAcattggtgagaaaccttatgaatgcaagcaatgtggaaagacattcactcaGAGATCCAgtcttgctatacatcagagaatccacactggggagaaaccttatgaatgtaagcattgtggaaagacattcagtcagagatcCAGTCTGACTCTACATCAGAGAatacacactggggagaaaccgtATAAATGCAGTCATTGTGGAAAAATATTCAGATGCAGCTCTAACCTTGCtcgacatcagagaattcacactggggagaaaccttatgaatgcaaacaatgtggaaagacattcagacaGAGCTCTGATCTTACTCAGcaccagagaatccacactggagagaaaccttatgaatccAAACAATGTGAAAAGATATTCAATGAGAGATCCAgtcttgctatacatcagaggatccacactggggagaaaccttatgaatgcaagcagtgtggaaagacattcactgAGAACTCCAGTCTTGTTGTACATCAgggaatccacactggagagaaaccttatgaatacAAGCAATGTGGAAACACATTCAGTCAGAGATCCAgtcttgctatacatcagagaatccacattggcgagaaactttatgaatgtaagCATTGTGgcaagacattcagtcagagatcCAGTCTGACTATACATCAGAGAatacacactggggagaaaccgtATAAATGCAATCATTGTGGAAAGATATTCAGATGCAGCACTAACCTCGctcgacatcagagaatccacactggggagaaaccttatgaatgcaagcaatgtggaaagacattcagacaGAGCTCTGATCTTACTCAGcaccagagaatccacactggagagaaaccttatgaatgcaaacaatgtggaaagacattcaatgAGAGATCCAGGCTTGCTATACATCAGaggatccacactggagagaaaccttatgaatgcaagcagtgtggaaagacattcactgAGAGCTCCAGTcttgttgtacatcagagaatccacactggagagaaaccttatgaatgcaagcaatgtggaaagacattcagccAGAGTTCTAGTCTTGCTCAGCataagagaattcacactggagaaaaaccttatgaatgcaaacaatgtggaaagacattcagtcagagatcCCATCATgttacacatcagagaatccacactggtgagaaaccttatgaatgcagtCATTGTGGAAAGACATTTGCCCGGAGCTCTACTCTTGCTCAGCataagagaattcacactggagagaaaccttatgaatgcaagcaatgtggaaagacattcagtcagagatccagtcttgctatacatcagagaacCCACACTGGGGAGTAtccttaaaaaagcaaacaatgtggaaagacattcagtcagagctccaaatttgctgtacatcagagaatccacactggggagaaaccttatgaatgtgatcattgtggaaagacattcatccAGAGCTCTAGTTTTGTTCAGCAcaagagaattcacactggagagagaccttatgaatgcaagcaatgtgtaaagacattcagtcagagatcCTATCTTGTTAAACATCAAAAAATTCACACTGGGGATAAATCTTATAcatgtaagcaatgtggaaaggcatttagtcagagatctgaacttgctgtacatcagaaaATCCGCACTGGGTacaaaccttatgaatgcaaacattgtggaaagacattcactcaGAGCTCTAGTGTTCTTCAACATAAGAGAAAACACAccggagagaaaccttatgaatgcaagcagtgtgggaAGACATTCGTTCAGAGATCTCATCTTGTTAAACATCAAAAAACCCACACTAGGGATAAATCTTATACATGCAAGCAATGTgtaaagacattcagtcagagatcAGAacttgctatacatcagagaatccacattgGGGAGAAGCTTTATAAATAAAAGCAGTTTTGAAAGACATCCACACTAATGCCCAGAGTTACTATACATCACTAAATTCACTCTGGTGAGAATTGTCTTGAGTGCAATACATGTGGAAAGCCATTGACATGGAGATACACTCTTGCTCTACATCAGATAAAACCTCAGACTTTTACACAGAGCTCTTGTTCAAAATCAGAAAATTCAGTAGTATGTCATAAACTCTACTCAGAATAGGTCCAAATAGTAATATGCTTTACACCTAAATTATGATGCCATAATCAAATTAAGGGAGCATAGAATGGTTTACCTATTAGTTCAATTTGTTGATAAGGGAAGAAATTATGATTAAATGAGAAATAGATAACATGAGGTACATCATGGATAATTTTTGTTCTCTTCATTTCAaaactgtacaaacaaaacctataCAAGCAAAGTTAAAAGGGAAAACAAGGAGTTGTCATTTGCTTTAAAATAAGATGCCCAGTTCTGTAAAGGGAACCCTCTCCCTGAATCACACATGGTGTCTTACCTGCATCCCTCTGATATTAGTGACATCTGGGTTATGTGACTGAGTTTCAATAGGATGTGATTGAGAGGgcctgaaagggagagagaaaaaatgttgAAGACAAGGAAGTAGGAGCTCTTTCTGGAAGAACTGATAAAGAGGGTGGGAGAGGGAGCCATGTGGAGAGCACCCACATGTGTAAAAGTTTTTTCTCATTAGTTCTCTAACTTTACCCATCCAAATAAATTCTAATAAAGTATGGAATTCAAGTACCATAATCTTAGTTTTGGTTCTTATGTTATATACACTATGAAGAGTAGCCTCCCTTCTACTTTTTAAGCTTTTTAGACGAATTTAAAATAGACACTAGGACAAATCAGCCCAGGGCACCATCCACCACCCAGTAACCTGCCTCCGACTCAACCAGAAAAGGCTGCTGCTGCCACCGATCTCAGGTCTGGTCAAATAAAATCTTTTGCTTTACTAAAGGGGATTAACCTGTTTGAGCCAGTTTTAAGCCCCCACGTGGTACCAGCCAGTTTAGGTGGGGATGAGATGTTTGAGAGAGTAGCAGAGAAGGGAATAATGTCTGGAAGGTGGTTGAGGGGTTCTGTATGAGGAAGAGTAGGGCTTGGCAAGTAGAGGCTGGCAGAATCTTGAGGTCCTGACCCAGGGTACTATTGGAAGAAaggggctgggcaatggggctcTTAGGTCTGGGAAAATCCAACCAGAGTGGGCTGGCTGTCAGCAGGATTCTGAGGAGTGGAGATCACTACCTTTTGGAAACCAACTCTTCAGGTGAAGGTCCCAGGTAAGTCTGGACCAGGAACCCAGAAAACACTGGACTTCTGCTTGCTCCCCTTTTCTTTGAGCCCCATTCTCCCTTTCTTACCTCATGGTGAGCATCTGTGGCAATCAGGAACATGGCTCTTCTACTAGAGCTAGCTACTAGATATCCACATTAACATTCACATCCCAAATACCACCGGGCAGCATCCCCAATTTTACCATTGAGTTAACTTTCCCTTCACCCATCTGTTATACCTGTTAAGGTGTCCTATATCCCTACCTCCAGCTCTTGGTTAGAGGTTTGTTATACTGTCTTTATCACAGGCCACATATGATTTCCTAATTTCTGAAATGGGGAGGGCCATGTGACTTTCTTTGGGTACTGTGTAGAAAGATGAGAATTGGTATTCAGAAGGTGGCAGCAATCATGAGACCCAGAGACACgtagagaaacctggaaagggaTTTAGGGTTAGACATGTTCCTTTTAGATGGCGGAATGTGATAGTGAAGGGATATTCAATGGAGAAGATGAGAAAGGGGCAAGCAGAGTATCCCTCATATAACCATGGATTTAGGTTGGACTTATTAGGAAGCCTAGACCCCAAGGAGATGAGAGAGAGTTGGGGGCAGGAGTTCGGTTTGGTGAGAAAAGAGTAGGCAAATGTGAAAGTCCTTTGAATCTTTCTGGTTATCCAAGTGTCTCAATTAACATGGGAGTCTGGTCACAGAATTAGTTCATTATGATTTATTGATAGACAAGAGAAAgtagaggagacagagaaagagacacataGAGATCATAGAAAAGTACTACCCTAATCTAGTCTTCTCCATTTCAGCGGCTTCTTCTCCAGCATATTCCAGGGTAGCACCCAGAATGGAAATAAGTATAGAGTGAGAGTCCTTCCTCCTTCACCactcttattcccttctccctaccttcCCACCATACTTGGGATTCACAATGATGCACGGGACATCAGACATGTAGACAGTCAACAAGGGATGATGTCATATCTGCAACAGGGGACAGTGGTGGTAGTAAATTTCCTTCACATGCTACAGCAtgcttatattaaaatataggggaaaaacagaccagtgaattggacataaaacttaaaagaaatcaGTAAAGGAACAgagtaaaaattcaaaattaaaggctaaatttgaaatcctaaaaacaaagtaaaaatgaataaaattgaaattaatagaaatattgaactaaaaaATTCGCCAATGTCTTTGgttttgagaaaaacaaaataagtagAACAATGATTAACATGATATTtcaaaaatgagagaagaaaatcaaaataccTGCATCAAAAATGACAAGGTAAAtgcacctccaatgaaaaggaaattaaagaaatcattaggaactattttattacaagaaatctgacaatctaagtaaaatggatgaataattacaaaaatatgaaatggtCAGATTAATAAAAGAGCATATAGATACTAATATAGGAGGCAGCCgtgtagctcagtgaattgagagcgagacctagagatgggaggtcctaggttcaaatgtggcctcagacacttcctagttatgtgttccttggcaagtcacttcacccccattgcccaaccttaccactcttctgctttgtaaccaatacatagtattaaccCTAtggtagaagataagggtttaaaaaaagaatagttaaataatcccatcttagaaaaaatcaaacaagccatcaatgaactcc
It includes:
- the LOC100023971 gene encoding zinc finger protein 345-like isoform X2; translated protein: MAFEWDRLRAPEVVTFQDVAVDFTREEWRLLSPPQKKLYKEVMLENAQNLLSVEGEIRPEMKATPTEMIPLVEETDQQRLMSDIPHNTACREFCVKSQNSSHMGHQKMYSEEKSGEWKFGKTFRMRQKCDISQRIHTGEKLYECKHCGKTFSRSSSLTIHQRIHTGEKPYKCNHCGKIFRCSTNLARHQRIHTGEKPYECKQCGKTFSQSFSLAQHKRIHTGEKPFACKECGKTFNERSRLAIHQRIHTGEKPYECKQCGKTFTENSSLVVHQRIHTGEKPYECKQCGKTFSQSFSLAQHKRIHTGEKPYECKQCGKTFSQRSHHVKHQRIHTGEKPYECKRCGKTFTERFHHVKHQAIHIGEKPYECKQCGKTFTQRSSLAIHQRIHTGEKPYECKHCGKTFSQRSSLTLHQRIHTGEKPYKCSHCGKIFRCSSNLARHQRIHTGEKPYECKQCGKTFRQSSDLTQHQRIHTGEKPYESKQCEKIFNERSSLAIHQRIHTGEKPYECKQCGKTFTENSSLVVHQGIHTGEKPYEYKQCGNTFSQRSSLAIHQRIHIGEKLYECKHCGKTFSQRSSLTIHQRIHTGEKPYKCNHCGKIFRCSTNLARHQRIHTGEKPYECKQCGKTFRQSSDLTQHQRIHTGEKPYECKQCGKTFNERSRLAIHQRIHTGEKPYECKQCGKTFTESSSLVVHQRIHTGEKPYECKQCGKTFSQSSSLAQHKRIHTGEKPYECKQCGKTFSQRSHHVTHQRIHTGEKPYECSHCGKTFARSSTLAQHKRIHTGEKPYECKQCGKTFSQRSSLAIHQRTHTGEYP
- the LOC100023971 gene encoding zinc finger protein 345-like isoform X1, with the translated sequence MFVKFQDIPTYSALDWEFFSVGEDNFLVVANSFDGESFSVNSIIYRKPGVRKMAFEWDRLRAPEVVTFQDVAVDFTREEWRLLSPPQKKLYKEVMLENAQNLLSVEGEIRPEMKATPTEMIPLVEETDQQRLMSDIPHNTACREFCVKSQNSSHMGHQKMYSEEKSGEWKFGKTFRMRQKCDISQRIHTGEKLYECKHCGKTFSRSSSLTIHQRIHTGEKPYKCNHCGKIFRCSTNLARHQRIHTGEKPYECKQCGKTFSQSFSLAQHKRIHTGEKPFACKECGKTFNERSRLAIHQRIHTGEKPYECKQCGKTFTENSSLVVHQRIHTGEKPYECKQCGKTFSQSFSLAQHKRIHTGEKPYECKQCGKTFSQRSHHVKHQRIHTGEKPYECKRCGKTFTERFHHVKHQAIHIGEKPYECKQCGKTFTQRSSLAIHQRIHTGEKPYECKHCGKTFSQRSSLTLHQRIHTGEKPYKCSHCGKIFRCSSNLARHQRIHTGEKPYECKQCGKTFRQSSDLTQHQRIHTGEKPYESKQCEKIFNERSSLAIHQRIHTGEKPYECKQCGKTFTENSSLVVHQGIHTGEKPYEYKQCGNTFSQRSSLAIHQRIHIGEKLYECKHCGKTFSQRSSLTIHQRIHTGEKPYKCNHCGKIFRCSTNLARHQRIHTGEKPYECKQCGKTFRQSSDLTQHQRIHTGEKPYECKQCGKTFNERSRLAIHQRIHTGEKPYECKQCGKTFTESSSLVVHQRIHTGEKPYECKQCGKTFSQSSSLAQHKRIHTGEKPYECKQCGKTFSQRSHHVTHQRIHTGEKPYECSHCGKTFARSSTLAQHKRIHTGEKPYECKQCGKTFSQRSSLAIHQRTHTGEYP